The Meleagris gallopavo isolate NT-WF06-2002-E0010 breed Aviagen turkey brand Nicholas breeding stock unplaced genomic scaffold, Turkey_5.1 ChrUn_random_7180001900087, whole genome shotgun sequence genome window below encodes:
- the ZNF653 gene encoding LOW QUALITY PROTEIN: zinc finger protein 653 (The sequence of the model RefSeq protein was modified relative to this genomic sequence to represent the inferred CDS: deleted 2 bases in 1 codon) codes for MKLVKAVEWLRREAVESPSLAALERRLDEELKPWEQIPKKPKRKKRRRRNVNCLRHAVIWYEDHRQRCPYEPRLAELDPSVGLYTTAVWQCERGHRYFQDLHSPLRPLSDSDGDSDDTAAAPNSSSSSSSSSSGSCSSGSETPQGTPQGAALSTLGGGTAVSPPAGPGPPVEGRVAALEAVVCVPLPLPLRLGAGRGALSEDNPHLVAGRRPSVTPGSPLLILTGPSYEALEGLQLDVRGDEVSCALLQGESAFPLDPHLPKTEEDKALALKQEEVLPSAAAESSPEPPLEAPREPSPPLPAEDADGGDMSAIIYEIPKEPEKSVAVGGSWGALKGNIWGAGEGFLERGDLEKEMEGWGVAMGGL; via the exons atgaaactggtgaag gcagtggaatggcTGCGAAGGGAGGcggtggagtcgccgtccctggcgGCGCTCGAGAGgcgcctggatgaggagct GAAACCCTGGGAGCAGAttccaaaaaaacccaaacggAAGAAAA ggCGAAGGCGTAACGTCAACTGCCTACGGCATGCAGTGATCTGGTATGAAGACCATCGACAACGCTGCCCCTATGAGCCCCGCCTGGCCGAACTCGACCCCTCCGTGGGGCTCTACACCACGGCTGTGTGGCAGTGTGAGCGTGGCCACCGTTATTTCCAAGACCTGCATTCTCCCCTGAGGCCTCTGAGTGATTCTGATGGGGACAGCGACGACACTG CAGCGGCTCCCAacagttcctcctcctcctcctcttcctcctctgggagctgcagctcagGCTCGGAGACGCCGCAAGGGACGCCGCAGGGAGCTGCCCTGTCAACGCTGGGGGGGGGCACAGCAGTATCCCCCCCTGCAGGGCCAGGCCCACCAGTGGAAGGGCGGGTGGCAGCCCTGGAGGCAGTCGTATGCGTGCCACTACCCTTGCCCCTGCGGCTGGGGGCAGGCAGGGGGGCACTGAGTGAGGAT AACCCCCACCTTGTTGCAGGGAGGCGGCCCAGCGTTACTCCAGGCTCCCCCCTCCTCATCTTGACTGGCCCCAGCTACGAAGCTCTGGAGGGGTTGCAGTTGGATGTAAGGGGGGATGAGGTGTCCTGTGCCCTACTGCAGGGAGAAAGTGCATTCCCCTTGGACCCCCATCTCCCTAAGACAG AGGAAGATAAAGCACTTGCGCTGAAGCAGGAGGAGGTTCtgccctctgcagcagctgaaagcTCCCCGGAGCCCCCTCTGGAAGCCCCTCGAGAGCCCTCCCCACCTCTGCCAGCGGAAGATGCTGACGGCGGTGACATGTCGGCCATCATCTACGAGATCCCTAAAGAACCCGAGAAGTCGGTGGCAGTGGGGGGTTCTTGGGGGGCTCTTAAGGGGAATATCTGGGGTGCAGGAGAGGGCTTTCTTGAGAGAGGGGACCTGGAGAAGGAGATGGAGGGTTGGGGGGTGGCTATGGGAGGGCTGTAA